In Cyprinus carpio isolate SPL01 chromosome A1, ASM1834038v1, whole genome shotgun sequence, the following proteins share a genomic window:
- the LOC109105997 gene encoding actin-related protein 2-A, producing MDSQGRKVVVCDNGTGFVKCGYAGSNFPEHIFPALVGRPIIRSTAKVGNIEIKDLMVGDEASELRSMLEVNYPMENGIVRNWDDMKHLWDYTFGPEKLNIDSQNCKILLTEPPMNPTKNREKIIEVMFETYQFSGVYIAIQAVLTLYAQGNATFNDGRAHSVPRYEGLFYLTRRLDIAGRDITRYLIKALLLRGYAFNHSADFETVRMMKEKLCYVGYNIEQEQKLALETTVLVESYTLPDGRVIKVGGERFEAPEALFQPHLINVEGVGVAELLFNTIQAADIDTRSEFYKHIVLSGGSTMYPGLPSRLERELKQLYLERVLKGDVDKLSKFKIRIEDPPRRKHMVFLGGAVLADIMKDKDNFWMTREEYQEKGTRVLEKLGVTVR from the exons ATGGACAGTCAAGGCAGGAAAGTGGTGGTGTGTGACAACGGGACCGGG TTTGTGAAGTGTGGATATGCCGGCTCTAATTTCCCGGAGCACATTTTCCCGGCTCTGGTGGGGAGACCGATCATCCGCTCCACAGCCAAAGTGGGAAACATCGAGATCAAG GACCTGATGGTGGGCGACGAGGCGAGCGAGCTGCGCTCCATGCTGGAGGTGAACTACCCGATGGAGAACGGGATCGTGAGGAACTGGGATGATATGAAGCACCTGTGGGACTACACTTTCGGCCCTGAGAAGCTCAACATCGACTCCCAGAACTGCAAGATCCTGCTCACAGAGCCGCCCATGAACCCCACCAAGAACCGAGAGAAGATCATCGAG GTGATGTTTGAGACCTATCAGTTCTCAGGCGTTTATATCGCCATCCAGGCCGTGCTCACTCTGTACGCTCAAGGTAATGCAACTTTTAATGATGGGCGTGCTCACTCTGTAC CCCGGTATGAAGGTTTATTCTATCTCACGCGTCGTCTGGACATCGCTGGACGGGACATTACACGCTACCTCATCAAG GCCCTGTTGTTGAGAGGTTATGCCTTCAATCACTCGGCGGACTTCGAGACGGTGAGgatgatgaaggagaagctgTGTTACGTGGGCTATAACATCGAGCAGGAGCAGAAGCTTGCGCTGGAGACCACCGTGCTGGTGGAGTCCTACACG CTGCCGGACGGTAGGGTGATTAAAGTGGGCGGCGAGCGGTTCGAGGCTCCGGAGGCTCTGTTCCAGCCTCACCTCATTAACGTGGAGGGAGTGGGTGTGGCTGAACTGCTCTTCAACACCATCCAGGCAGCCGACATCGATACCAG GTCTGAGTTTTACAAACACATTGTTTTGTCGGGCGGTTCTACGATGTATCCTGGTCTGCCGTCACGTCTGGAGCGGGAGCTCAAGCAGCTCTACCTGGAGAGAGTCCTGAAGGGAGACGTCGACAAGCTCTCG AAGTTTAAGATCCGCATCGAGGATCCTCCACGCCGTAAACACATGGTGTTTTTGGGCGGAGCGGTGCTAGCCGACATCATGAAGGACAAAGACAACTTCTGGATGACCAGAGAGGAGTACCAGGAGAAGGGCACACGTGTTCTGGAGAAGCTGGGGGTCACCGTTagataa
- the LOC109105742 gene encoding cysteine protease ATG4D-like isoform X1, giving the protein MAGPLNLKLPSTSPPLWSSWVSPICSIVKMRWTVSGQLEGSSLTTDCGWGCMLRSGQMLLAQGLLQHLMPPDWRWADCHPLTDVDFEVLKPRSPSRPAAMSLPSFSSSWTSPISQRDPSSGSSEGHRRTPARYPEASHEPQLEALHRKVVSWFGDHPSAPFGVHQLVELGKESGKRAGDWYGPSVVAHMLRKAVARTAEFHNLAVYVAQDCTVYKEDVLRLCESPLTQELSESWKSVIILVPVRLGGESLNPSYIECVKNILKLKCCIGIIGGKPKHSLFFIGFQDEQLLYLDPHYCQPVVDVTQGNFSLESFHCNSPRKMNFSRMDPSCTIGFYAQTKSDFESLCSAVSEALSSSKEKYPIFTFVEGRGQNYGLEGQSGGSTDGPANIFSCNRMSRNSKRGSTDEFVLL; this is encoded by the exons ATG GCTGGACCGTTAAATCTAAAACTACCTTCAACAAGTCCTCCCCTCTGGTCCTCCTGGGTCAGTCCTATCTGTTCAATAGTGAAG ATGAGGTGGACGGTTTCCGGTCAGCTGGAGGGATCCAGTCTGACCACAGACTGCGGCTGGGGCTGCATGCTGCGCAGCGGACAGATGCTGCTGGCTCAGGGGTTACTGCAGCACCTCATGCCTCCAG ACTGGAGGTGGGCGGATTGTCATCCACTGACAGACGTTGATTTCGAGGTGCTGAAGCCTCGCTCGCCCTCCCGTCCGGCTGCGATGTCTCTCCCGTCCTTCAGTTCTTCCTGGACCAGCCCCATTTCCCAGAGAGACCCGAGCTCTGGCAGCAGTGAGGGTCACAGGCGGACCCCGGCCCGATATCCTGAAGCTAGCCATGAGCCTCAGCTGGAGGCTTTGCACCGAAAGGTGGTGTCTTGGTTTGGTGACCATCCCTCGGCTCCTTTTGGCGTCCACCAGCTGGTAGAGCTGGGGAAGGAGTCTGGGAAGAGAGCGGGGGACTGGTATGGCCCGTCCGTAGTGGCACATATGCTGAG AAAAGCAGTGGCTAGAACTGCTGAGTTTCACAACCTGGCTGTGTACGTGGCACAGGACTGCACGG TGTATAAAGAAGATGTCTTGAGGTTGTGTGAGTCGCCGCTGACACAGGAGCTGTCCGAGAGCTGGAAGTCCGTCATCATCCTAGTGCCAGTACGGCTGGGAGGAGAATCGCTAAACCCCTCCTACATTGAGTGTGTTAAG AACATTCTCAAGTTAAAATGCTGTATAGGAATTATTGGAGGAAAGCCCAAGCATTCCCTGTTTTTTATTGGCTTTCAAG ACGAGCAGCTATTGTATCTAGACCCACACTACTGTCAGCCAGTGGTGGACGTCACCCAAGGCAACTTCTCTCTGGAG TCTTTTCACTGTAACTCGCCTCGGAAGATGAACTTTAGTCGTATGGATCCCAGCTGCACCATCGGGTTCTACGCGCAGACTAAGAGCGACTTTGAGTCTTTGTGCTCAGCGGTCAGTGAA gCTTTGTCGTCCTCTAAAGAGAAGTATCCCATCTTTACATTTGTAGAGGGCAGGGGACAGAACTATGGACTGGAGGGGCAGAGCGGGGGGTCCACGGACGGTCCTGCAAACATTTTCTCATGCAACAGAATGAGCAGGAACAGTAAGAGAGGAAGCACAGATGAGTTTGTGCTCCTGTGA
- the LOC109105742 gene encoding cysteine protease ATG4D-like isoform X2 produces the protein MNSVSPSAVQYIVGGGAHEDKPSAQSRHHNGHGSVPDGLREGSGEPDEVDRLKAKFMSAWNNVKYGWTVKSKTTFNKSSPLVLLGQSYLFNSEGASRDLLYSFAPRSQMRWTVSGQLEGSSLTTDCGWGCMLRSGQMLLAQGLLQHLMPPDWRWADCHPLTDVDFEVLKPRSPSRPAAMSLPSFSSSWTSPISQRDPSSGSSEGHRRTPARYPEASHEPQLEALHRKVVSWFGDHPSAPFGVHQLVELGKESGKRAGDWYGPSVVAHMLRKAVARTAEFHNLAVYVAQDCTVYKEDVLRLCESPLTQELSESWKSVIILVPVRLGGESLNPSYIECVKNILKLKCCIGIIGGKPKHSLFFIGFQDEQLLYLDPHYCQPVVDVTQGNFSLESFHCNSPRKMNFSRMDPSCTIGFYAQTKSDFESLCSAVSEALSSSKEKYPIFTFVEGRGQNYGLEGQSGGSTDGPANIFSCNRMSRNSKRGSTDEFVLL, from the exons ATGAACTCGGTGTCTCCCAGTGCCGTTCAGTACATAGTGGGCGGTGGCGCTCATGAGGACAAGCCCTCAGCGCAGTCCAGACACCACAACGGTCACGGCTCAGTGCCTGACGGCCTCAGAGAAGGCTCCGGAGAGCCCGATGAAGTGGACCGCCTGAAAGCCAAGTTCATGTCCGCATGGAACAACGTCAAATATG GCTGGACCGTTAAATCTAAAACTACCTTCAACAAGTCCTCCCCTCTGGTCCTCCTGGGTCAGTCCTATCTGTTCAATAGTGAAGGTGCGTCACGTGATCT GTTGTATTCTTTCGCGCCTCGTTCCCAGATGAGGTGGACGGTTTCCGGTCAGCTGGAGGGATCCAGTCTGACCACAGACTGCGGCTGGGGCTGCATGCTGCGCAGCGGACAGATGCTGCTGGCTCAGGGGTTACTGCAGCACCTCATGCCTCCAG ACTGGAGGTGGGCGGATTGTCATCCACTGACAGACGTTGATTTCGAGGTGCTGAAGCCTCGCTCGCCCTCCCGTCCGGCTGCGATGTCTCTCCCGTCCTTCAGTTCTTCCTGGACCAGCCCCATTTCCCAGAGAGACCCGAGCTCTGGCAGCAGTGAGGGTCACAGGCGGACCCCGGCCCGATATCCTGAAGCTAGCCATGAGCCTCAGCTGGAGGCTTTGCACCGAAAGGTGGTGTCTTGGTTTGGTGACCATCCCTCGGCTCCTTTTGGCGTCCACCAGCTGGTAGAGCTGGGGAAGGAGTCTGGGAAGAGAGCGGGGGACTGGTATGGCCCGTCCGTAGTGGCACATATGCTGAG AAAAGCAGTGGCTAGAACTGCTGAGTTTCACAACCTGGCTGTGTACGTGGCACAGGACTGCACGG TGTATAAAGAAGATGTCTTGAGGTTGTGTGAGTCGCCGCTGACACAGGAGCTGTCCGAGAGCTGGAAGTCCGTCATCATCCTAGTGCCAGTACGGCTGGGAGGAGAATCGCTAAACCCCTCCTACATTGAGTGTGTTAAG AACATTCTCAAGTTAAAATGCTGTATAGGAATTATTGGAGGAAAGCCCAAGCATTCCCTGTTTTTTATTGGCTTTCAAG ACGAGCAGCTATTGTATCTAGACCCACACTACTGTCAGCCAGTGGTGGACGTCACCCAAGGCAACTTCTCTCTGGAG TCTTTTCACTGTAACTCGCCTCGGAAGATGAACTTTAGTCGTATGGATCCCAGCTGCACCATCGGGTTCTACGCGCAGACTAAGAGCGACTTTGAGTCTTTGTGCTCAGCGGTCAGTGAA gCTTTGTCGTCCTCTAAAGAGAAGTATCCCATCTTTACATTTGTAGAGGGCAGGGGACAGAACTATGGACTGGAGGGGCAGAGCGGGGGGTCCACGGACGGTCCTGCAAACATTTTCTCATGCAACAGAATGAGCAGGAACAGTAAGAGAGGAAGCACAGATGAGTTTGTGCTCCTGTGA